From Microplitis mediator isolate UGA2020A chromosome 11, iyMicMedi2.1, whole genome shotgun sequence, one genomic window encodes:
- the LOC130678042 gene encoding LYR motif-containing protein 2, translating to MNIDVSNSINIGKNIDSSIIDVYRASLDSLDTSLTNNYFYILNIASISMLNKISNSSMNLKQFLVRQQVITLYRNILRTIKKIPTKEDQSYFLEWARSEFKANKNITDEFAIKSLIIHGENSMKELEKNLNYSK from the exons ATGAACATCGATGTATCGAATTCCATAAATATTGGAAAAAACATTGATAGTTCAATTATCGATGTATATCGCGCATCCCTAGATTCCCTAGATACAAGTCttacaaacaattatttttatattttaaatattgcatcaatatcaatgttaaataaaatatctaactCGTCTATGAACCTCaaacaa tttTTAGTCCGACAGCAAGTAATAACACTTTATCGAAATATCTTGAGGACAATCAAAAAAATACCGACGAAAGAGgatcaaagttattttttggagTGGGCTAGATCTGAATTTAaagccaataaaaatataactgatgag ttTGCGATAAAGTCTTTAATAATTCATGGGGAAAATTCAATGAAAGAActggagaaaaatttaaattattcaaagtaa
- the LOC130678041 gene encoding membrane-bound transcription factor site-2 protease isoform X1 produces MSALDLLIIIGFIHCSLFFFNILFRSCLHYPYFLFMENTGLEIKPLRIIWFTSFFNRNILKWSMDKTKLLSLWFNLGVIVSIILLPIAFGFIIKMTISNFLDKSAEGGPVDDNWQLEPMIPGINVPVSDIQYYVITLGICSIFHEMGHAVAASRENVQVYGVGFILAFILPIAYVSINHEQMKLLKIGGQLRILCAGVWHNIILAIIAAAIFSSNSWIWAPLYISNSGVYVTSIATNSPLLGPRGLETFDVIYKINNCDVKNNDDWYHCLLQTIKRPSSGYCVEQTFIEEHDESIPSWMTENGVTNCCEDNKNDENLCFEYVENLQDPLELPPYFCLPARKIIEHSEGLCQLFTDCLGSEVHCIKPSLDNITKVVKISTQKNNVLFLGHPADIYRTVETSNWTPKYQIFSPNLPESLELLCKYITVLSAGLAVINIIPCFFFDGQYIIESLVQSILRSFVRHKSARNSIALIITCTGSVFFVINLIVTLIKIY; encoded by the exons TCATGCTTACACtatccatattttttatttatggaaaaTACCGGTCTGGAGATAAAGCCATTACGAATAATTTGGTTCACGTCATTTTTCAACCGTAACATTCTGAAATGGTCGATGGATAAAACAAAACTATTGTCTTTATGGTTTAATTTAGGAGTTATTGtcagtattattttattaccaaTAGCATTTGGTTTTATAATAAAGATGACAATATCAAACTTCTTAGATAAATCAGCAGAAGGTGGACCAGTTGACGATAACTGGCAATTAgaaccaatg ATTCCAGGTATCAATGTCCCGGTGTCTGATATCCAATACTACGTAATAACTTTAGGAATCTGTAGCATTTTTCATGAAATGGGACATGCAGTAGCTGCATCGCGTGAAAATGTCCAGGTCTACGGAGTTGGTTTTATCCTAGCTTTCATCTTACCTATAGCATACGTTTCAATAAATCACGAGcaaatgaaattattgaaaattggTGGGCAGCTACGGATACTTTGTGCTGGTGTCTGGCATAATATTATCTTAGCTATAATTGCTGCTGCTATTTTTTCTTCTAACTCGTGGATTTGGGCCCCTTTATATATATCAAACTCTGGAGTCTACGTTACATCAATTGCAACC aattcGCCATTATTAGGACCACGTGGTTTAGAAACATTtgatgttatttataaaataaataactgcgacgttaaaaataatgatgattgGTATCATTGTTTGCTGCAAACGATTAAAAGACCATCATCTGGATACTGTGTTGAACAAACATTTATCGAA GAGCACGATGAATCAATTCCATCCTGGATGACAGAAAACGGAGTAACAAATTGTTGTGAAGACAACAAGAATGATGAGAATCTATGTTTTgaatatgtagaaaatttacaagaTCCATTAGAATTGCCCCCGTATTTTTGTTTACcagctagaaaaataattgaacattCTGAAGGATTATGTCAGTTATTTACTGACTGCTTGGGGTCTGAGGTTCACTGTATTAAACCTTCGTTAGATAATATTACAAAA gtggtAAAAATATCAACGCAGAAAAATAATGTTCTATTTTTAGGACATCCGGCAGATATTTATCGTACAGTTGAGACTTCGAACTGGACACCTAAATATCAGATCTTCAGTCCCAATTTACCTGAATCACTAGAATTACTGTGTAAATACATAACTGTATTATCTGCAGGTCTAGCtgtgataaatataataccctgttttttttttgacggaCAATATATAATTGAATCACTGGTACAAAGTATACTCAGGTCATTTGTTAGGCACAAAAGCGCACGTAATTCAATTGCGTTAATAATAACTTGCACTGGAAGtgtattttttgtaataaatttaattgttacgtTGATTAAAATATACTGA
- the LOC130678041 gene encoding membrane-bound transcription factor site-2 protease isoform X2: protein MENTGLEIKPLRIIWFTSFFNRNILKWSMDKTKLLSLWFNLGVIVSIILLPIAFGFIIKMTISNFLDKSAEGGPVDDNWQLEPMIPGINVPVSDIQYYVITLGICSIFHEMGHAVAASRENVQVYGVGFILAFILPIAYVSINHEQMKLLKIGGQLRILCAGVWHNIILAIIAAAIFSSNSWIWAPLYISNSGVYVTSIATNSPLLGPRGLETFDVIYKINNCDVKNNDDWYHCLLQTIKRPSSGYCVEQTFIEEHDESIPSWMTENGVTNCCEDNKNDENLCFEYVENLQDPLELPPYFCLPARKIIEHSEGLCQLFTDCLGSEVHCIKPSLDNITKVVKISTQKNNVLFLGHPADIYRTVETSNWTPKYQIFSPNLPESLELLCKYITVLSAGLAVINIIPCFFFDGQYIIESLVQSILRSFVRHKSARNSIALIITCTGSVFFVINLIVTLIKIY from the exons atggaaaaTACCGGTCTGGAGATAAAGCCATTACGAATAATTTGGTTCACGTCATTTTTCAACCGTAACATTCTGAAATGGTCGATGGATAAAACAAAACTATTGTCTTTATGGTTTAATTTAGGAGTTATTGtcagtattattttattaccaaTAGCATTTGGTTTTATAATAAAGATGACAATATCAAACTTCTTAGATAAATCAGCAGAAGGTGGACCAGTTGACGATAACTGGCAATTAgaaccaatg ATTCCAGGTATCAATGTCCCGGTGTCTGATATCCAATACTACGTAATAACTTTAGGAATCTGTAGCATTTTTCATGAAATGGGACATGCAGTAGCTGCATCGCGTGAAAATGTCCAGGTCTACGGAGTTGGTTTTATCCTAGCTTTCATCTTACCTATAGCATACGTTTCAATAAATCACGAGcaaatgaaattattgaaaattggTGGGCAGCTACGGATACTTTGTGCTGGTGTCTGGCATAATATTATCTTAGCTATAATTGCTGCTGCTATTTTTTCTTCTAACTCGTGGATTTGGGCCCCTTTATATATATCAAACTCTGGAGTCTACGTTACATCAATTGCAACC aattcGCCATTATTAGGACCACGTGGTTTAGAAACATTtgatgttatttataaaataaataactgcgacgttaaaaataatgatgattgGTATCATTGTTTGCTGCAAACGATTAAAAGACCATCATCTGGATACTGTGTTGAACAAACATTTATCGAA GAGCACGATGAATCAATTCCATCCTGGATGACAGAAAACGGAGTAACAAATTGTTGTGAAGACAACAAGAATGATGAGAATCTATGTTTTgaatatgtagaaaatttacaagaTCCATTAGAATTGCCCCCGTATTTTTGTTTACcagctagaaaaataattgaacattCTGAAGGATTATGTCAGTTATTTACTGACTGCTTGGGGTCTGAGGTTCACTGTATTAAACCTTCGTTAGATAATATTACAAAA gtggtAAAAATATCAACGCAGAAAAATAATGTTCTATTTTTAGGACATCCGGCAGATATTTATCGTACAGTTGAGACTTCGAACTGGACACCTAAATATCAGATCTTCAGTCCCAATTTACCTGAATCACTAGAATTACTGTGTAAATACATAACTGTATTATCTGCAGGTCTAGCtgtgataaatataataccctgttttttttttgacggaCAATATATAATTGAATCACTGGTACAAAGTATACTCAGGTCATTTGTTAGGCACAAAAGCGCACGTAATTCAATTGCGTTAATAATAACTTGCACTGGAAGtgtattttttgtaataaatttaattgttacgtTGATTAAAATATACTGA